Proteins encoded within one genomic window of Calonectris borealis chromosome 1, bCalBor7.hap1.2, whole genome shotgun sequence:
- the IL17RA gene encoding interleukin-17 receptor A isoform X5, translating into MQTSGTPPFTRERDDKPRDLNCLVRNSTCMEASWLQVPMWTPSAPSSLHVSSDVFRQMDGNLLPVLRIEWKVATDASIRYLRGAELAVMQVNSNQQICAQFDFQNNLPLQVRPDGGRWNFTFDRFEVEPGQTYQVTVYHLPKLGVDGDYNCKSMSLTMPDCKDSLMKRTIPCIKTGSLWEPRIHGKSLDDTTLLVSFNPWMESARYQIHVASFLNEKKCKMITRDFTEGGLQQQVNVTIKIEKNIRACCNYKIQIQPFFANCGTDCLRHSAFIPCSPAPSTDPSGDMIIWLYWCITGICVLLVGSVIAGVICMTKKRAGHRRGKCNHNDLQTAAQYTNLPLPPLKPRKVWIVYSADHLLYVDVVLKFAEFLMTVCGTAVALDLLEDHQISELGPLPWLTKQKKEMEDLSSKIIILCSRGTQAKWQAMLGSEPVCLKQDQQKPMGDLFTPALNLILPDFKKPACFGMYIVCYFEGISSEKDIPDLFNVTSRYQLMDKFEDIYFRIQDLEKFEPGRIHRIREITAENYIDTPSGRKLKEAVQKFKNWQMEHPDWFESETICLDNDEELQSLNRESQVDLLLSEPGGIVKHQLHLREPDPNCCYVINLHMHEGENRGCKLQPQLNPCGDPTSQTMVLPMDEAPLVQVVEPVSSTEDRNILGHHVLSNEDCMEGVPLLETSFAMRNNIILHDDSEVSAIDDQSPANLSGELRHHLNGLMYSLYQQNVIPSEPSLCQEEADKQHQLVFDDQCKDQRQSVQSDQGYISRCSPLPPDDLVEEEEEEEEEDQEKQVVFHELSPEILNSLKSLQQQLFFQDIQRSSDWGYPAEMTDTGQSLEDC; encoded by the exons GTACCTGCATGGAGGCGAGCTGGCTGCAGGTTCCCATGTGGACTCCTTCTGCTCCAAGCAGTCTTCATGTCTCTTCTGATGTTTTCCGTCAGATGGATGGAAACCTGCTCCCTGTGCTTCGGATAGAATGGAAAGTGGCCACTGATG CTAGCATCCGGTATCTCCgaggggcagagctggctgtgatGCAAGTGAACAGCAATCAACAGATCTGCGCCCAGTTTGACTTTCAGAACAACTTGCCACTTCAGGTCCGTCCGGATGGAGGCCGG tggaatTTCACTTTTGACCGTTTTGAAGTGGAACCTGGCCAGACTTACCAAGTGACTGTCTACCATCTGCCCAAACTGGGCGTAGATGGAGACTACAATTGCAAGTCCATGTCTCTCACAATGCCTG ACTGCAAGGACTCTCTAATGAAAAGAACCATCCCATGTATAAAGACAG GCAGCTTGTGGGAGCCCAGGATCCACGGTAAAAGTCTAGATGATACAACTCTGCTTGTGAGCTTTAACCCATGGATGGAGTCAGCCCGATACCAAATTCATGTGGCCAGTTTCCTGAATGAGAAGAAGTGTAAAATGATCACACGTGATTTCACTGAG GGTGGACTGCAACAGCAAGTGAATGTCACAATCAAAATAGAGAAGAACATAAGAGCTTGCTGCAACTACAAAATACAG ATTCAGCCATTCTTTGCAAACTGTGGCACAGACTGTCTGAGACACTCCGCTTTCATCCCATGTTCACCAGCTCCAA GTACAGACCCATCAG GTGATATGATTATATGGCTCTACTGGTGTATCACTGGGATCTGTGTGTTACTGGTGGGATCAGTTATAGCAGGTGTGATCTGTATGACCAAAAAACGAGCAG gaCACCGGCGAGGAAAATGCAACCACAATGATTTGCAAACTG cagCGCAATATACCAATCTTCCTCTGCCACCCTTGAAGCCCCGAAAGGTTTGGATTGTGTATTCTGCTGATCACCTGCTGTATGTGGATGTGGTGCTGAAGTTTGCTGAGTTTCTGATGACAGTCTGTGGCACTGCTGTAGCCTTAGATCTGCTAGAAGATCATCAGATCTCAGAGTTAGGGCCGTTACCTTGGCTTACtaaacagaagaaggaaatggAAGACCTGTCTTCAAAGATCATCATCTTATGTTCACGGGGCACCCAGGCCAAATGGCAAGCCATGCTTGGGAGTGAGCCTGTGTGTCTCAAGCAAGATCAGCAAAAGCCAATGGGAGACCTGTTCACCCCAGCCTTGAATTTGATCCTGCCAGATTTCAAGAAGCCAGCCTGTTTTGGAATGTATATAGTCTGCTATTTTGAGGGGATAAGTAGCGAGAAAGATATACCTGATCTGTTCAATGTCACATCCAGGTACCAACTGATGGACAAGTTTGAGGATATTTATTTTCGGATTCAGGACTTGGAGAAGTTTGAACCTGGGCGCATCCATCGAATCCGGGAAATCACAGCTGAAAATTACATTGATACCCCTAGTGGGAGGAAGTTGAAAGAGGCAGTACAAAAGTTCAAGAACTGGCAGATGGAGCACCCAGACTGGTTTGAGAGTGAAACCATCTGCTTGGATAATGATGAAGAGTTGCAGTCCCTCAACAGAGAGAGCCAGGTGGATTTATTGCTAAGTGAACCAGGTGGAATTGTGAAACACCAGCTGCACCTACGGGAACCTGACCCTAACTGCTGTTATGTCATCAACCTCCACATGCATGAAGGTGAAAATAGAGGCTGTAAACTGCAACCTCAACTTAATCCATGTGGGGATCCGACTTCTCAGACTATGGTCCTTCCTATGGATGAGGCTCCTCTAGTTCAGGTAGTGGAGCCAGTCTCTTCCACGGAAGATAGAAATATACTTGGTCATCATGTGCTGAGTAATGAGGACTGTATGGAAGGAGTTCCTCTTCTGGAGACAAGCTTTGCAATGAGGAATAACATCATCCTCCATGATGACTCTGAAGTTTCAGCAATAGATGACCAGAGTCCTGCAAACCTCTCAGGTGAACTGAGACACCATCTGAATGGACTCATGTACTCTCTTTATCAGCAGAATGTCATTCCTTCAGAGCCATCTCTCTGCCAAGAGGAGGCTGACAAGCAACACCAGTTGGTCTTTGATGACCAATGCAAAGACCAAAGACAGTCAGTGCAGTCAGACCAGGGCTACATCTCTAGAtgttctcctctgcctcctgatGACcttgtggaggaggaggaggaagaggaggaggaggatcaggaaaaacaagtggTCTTCCATGAACTCTCTCCAGAGATCTTGAACAGTCTAAAgagcctccagcagcagctgttttTCCAGGACATTCAACGGAGCTCTGACTGGGGGTATCCAGCTGAGATGACGGACACTGGACAATCTTTGGAGGACTGTTAG
- the IL17RA gene encoding interleukin-17 receptor A isoform X2 → MAGAGPRRLPLLLLLVFPIPPAGAALRLLLGAAPPFTCSQLDLNCLVRNSTCMEASWLQVPMWTPSAPSSLHVSSDVFRQMDGNLLPVLRIEWKVATDASIRYLRGAELAVMQVNSNQQICAQFDFQNNLPLQVRPDGGRWNFTFDRFEVEPGQTYQVTVYHLPKLGVDGDYNCKSMSLTMPDCKDSLMKRTIPCIKTGSLWEPRIHGKSLDDTTLLVSFNPWMESARYQIHVASFLNEKKCKMITRDFTEGGLQQQVNVTIKIEKNIRACCNYKIQIQPFFANCGTDCLRHSAFIPCSPAPSTDPSGDMIIWLYWCITGICVLLVGSVIAGVICMTKKRAGHRRGKCNHNDLQTAQYTNLPLPPLKPRKVWIVYSADHLLYVDVVLKFAEFLMTVCGTAVALDLLEDHQISELGPLPWLTKQKKEMEDLSSKIIILCSRGTQAKWQAMLGSEPVCLKQDQQKPMGDLFTPALNLILPDFKKPACFGMYIVCYFEGISSEKDIPDLFNVTSRYQLMDKFEDIYFRIQDLEKFEPGRIHRIREITAENYIDTPSGRKLKEAVQKFKNWQMEHPDWFESETICLDNDEELQSLNRESQVDLLLSEPGGIVKHQLHLREPDPNCCYVINLHMHEGENRGCKLQPQLNPCGDPTSQTMVLPMDEAPLVQVVEPVSSTEDRNILGHHVLSNEDCMEGVPLLETSFAMRNNIILHDDSEVSAIDDQSPANLSGELRHHLNGLMYSLYQQNVIPSEPSLCQEEADKQHQLVFDDQCKDQRQSVQSDQGYISRCSPLPPDDLVEEEEEEEEEDQEKQVVFHELSPEILNSLKSLQQQLFFQDIQRSSDWGYPAEMTDTGQSLEDC, encoded by the exons GTACCTGCATGGAGGCGAGCTGGCTGCAGGTTCCCATGTGGACTCCTTCTGCTCCAAGCAGTCTTCATGTCTCTTCTGATGTTTTCCGTCAGATGGATGGAAACCTGCTCCCTGTGCTTCGGATAGAATGGAAAGTGGCCACTGATG CTAGCATCCGGTATCTCCgaggggcagagctggctgtgatGCAAGTGAACAGCAATCAACAGATCTGCGCCCAGTTTGACTTTCAGAACAACTTGCCACTTCAGGTCCGTCCGGATGGAGGCCGG tggaatTTCACTTTTGACCGTTTTGAAGTGGAACCTGGCCAGACTTACCAAGTGACTGTCTACCATCTGCCCAAACTGGGCGTAGATGGAGACTACAATTGCAAGTCCATGTCTCTCACAATGCCTG ACTGCAAGGACTCTCTAATGAAAAGAACCATCCCATGTATAAAGACAG GCAGCTTGTGGGAGCCCAGGATCCACGGTAAAAGTCTAGATGATACAACTCTGCTTGTGAGCTTTAACCCATGGATGGAGTCAGCCCGATACCAAATTCATGTGGCCAGTTTCCTGAATGAGAAGAAGTGTAAAATGATCACACGTGATTTCACTGAG GGTGGACTGCAACAGCAAGTGAATGTCACAATCAAAATAGAGAAGAACATAAGAGCTTGCTGCAACTACAAAATACAG ATTCAGCCATTCTTTGCAAACTGTGGCACAGACTGTCTGAGACACTCCGCTTTCATCCCATGTTCACCAGCTCCAA GTACAGACCCATCAG GTGATATGATTATATGGCTCTACTGGTGTATCACTGGGATCTGTGTGTTACTGGTGGGATCAGTTATAGCAGGTGTGATCTGTATGACCAAAAAACGAGCAG gaCACCGGCGAGGAAAATGCAACCACAATGATTTGCAAACTG CGCAATATACCAATCTTCCTCTGCCACCCTTGAAGCCCCGAAAGGTTTGGATTGTGTATTCTGCTGATCACCTGCTGTATGTGGATGTGGTGCTGAAGTTTGCTGAGTTTCTGATGACAGTCTGTGGCACTGCTGTAGCCTTAGATCTGCTAGAAGATCATCAGATCTCAGAGTTAGGGCCGTTACCTTGGCTTACtaaacagaagaaggaaatggAAGACCTGTCTTCAAAGATCATCATCTTATGTTCACGGGGCACCCAGGCCAAATGGCAAGCCATGCTTGGGAGTGAGCCTGTGTGTCTCAAGCAAGATCAGCAAAAGCCAATGGGAGACCTGTTCACCCCAGCCTTGAATTTGATCCTGCCAGATTTCAAGAAGCCAGCCTGTTTTGGAATGTATATAGTCTGCTATTTTGAGGGGATAAGTAGCGAGAAAGATATACCTGATCTGTTCAATGTCACATCCAGGTACCAACTGATGGACAAGTTTGAGGATATTTATTTTCGGATTCAGGACTTGGAGAAGTTTGAACCTGGGCGCATCCATCGAATCCGGGAAATCACAGCTGAAAATTACATTGATACCCCTAGTGGGAGGAAGTTGAAAGAGGCAGTACAAAAGTTCAAGAACTGGCAGATGGAGCACCCAGACTGGTTTGAGAGTGAAACCATCTGCTTGGATAATGATGAAGAGTTGCAGTCCCTCAACAGAGAGAGCCAGGTGGATTTATTGCTAAGTGAACCAGGTGGAATTGTGAAACACCAGCTGCACCTACGGGAACCTGACCCTAACTGCTGTTATGTCATCAACCTCCACATGCATGAAGGTGAAAATAGAGGCTGTAAACTGCAACCTCAACTTAATCCATGTGGGGATCCGACTTCTCAGACTATGGTCCTTCCTATGGATGAGGCTCCTCTAGTTCAGGTAGTGGAGCCAGTCTCTTCCACGGAAGATAGAAATATACTTGGTCATCATGTGCTGAGTAATGAGGACTGTATGGAAGGAGTTCCTCTTCTGGAGACAAGCTTTGCAATGAGGAATAACATCATCCTCCATGATGACTCTGAAGTTTCAGCAATAGATGACCAGAGTCCTGCAAACCTCTCAGGTGAACTGAGACACCATCTGAATGGACTCATGTACTCTCTTTATCAGCAGAATGTCATTCCTTCAGAGCCATCTCTCTGCCAAGAGGAGGCTGACAAGCAACACCAGTTGGTCTTTGATGACCAATGCAAAGACCAAAGACAGTCAGTGCAGTCAGACCAGGGCTACATCTCTAGAtgttctcctctgcctcctgatGACcttgtggaggaggaggaggaagaggaggaggaggatcaggaaaaacaagtggTCTTCCATGAACTCTCTCCAGAGATCTTGAACAGTCTAAAgagcctccagcagcagctgttttTCCAGGACATTCAACGGAGCTCTGACTGGGGGTATCCAGCTGAGATGACGGACACTGGACAATCTTTGGAGGACTGTTAG
- the IL17RA gene encoding interleukin-17 receptor A isoform X1, translating to MAGAGPRRLPLLLLLVFPIPPAGAALRLLLGAAPPFTCSQLDLNCLVRNSTCMEASWLQVPMWTPSAPSSLHVSSDVFRQMDGNLLPVLRIEWKVATDASIRYLRGAELAVMQVNSNQQICAQFDFQNNLPLQVRPDGGRWNFTFDRFEVEPGQTYQVTVYHLPKLGVDGDYNCKSMSLTMPDCKDSLMKRTIPCIKTGSLWEPRIHGKSLDDTTLLVSFNPWMESARYQIHVASFLNEKKCKMITRDFTEGGLQQQVNVTIKIEKNIRACCNYKIQIQPFFANCGTDCLRHSAFIPCSPAPSTDPSGDMIIWLYWCITGICVLLVGSVIAGVICMTKKRAGHRRGKCNHNDLQTAAQYTNLPLPPLKPRKVWIVYSADHLLYVDVVLKFAEFLMTVCGTAVALDLLEDHQISELGPLPWLTKQKKEMEDLSSKIIILCSRGTQAKWQAMLGSEPVCLKQDQQKPMGDLFTPALNLILPDFKKPACFGMYIVCYFEGISSEKDIPDLFNVTSRYQLMDKFEDIYFRIQDLEKFEPGRIHRIREITAENYIDTPSGRKLKEAVQKFKNWQMEHPDWFESETICLDNDEELQSLNRESQVDLLLSEPGGIVKHQLHLREPDPNCCYVINLHMHEGENRGCKLQPQLNPCGDPTSQTMVLPMDEAPLVQVVEPVSSTEDRNILGHHVLSNEDCMEGVPLLETSFAMRNNIILHDDSEVSAIDDQSPANLSGELRHHLNGLMYSLYQQNVIPSEPSLCQEEADKQHQLVFDDQCKDQRQSVQSDQGYISRCSPLPPDDLVEEEEEEEEEDQEKQVVFHELSPEILNSLKSLQQQLFFQDIQRSSDWGYPAEMTDTGQSLEDC from the exons GTACCTGCATGGAGGCGAGCTGGCTGCAGGTTCCCATGTGGACTCCTTCTGCTCCAAGCAGTCTTCATGTCTCTTCTGATGTTTTCCGTCAGATGGATGGAAACCTGCTCCCTGTGCTTCGGATAGAATGGAAAGTGGCCACTGATG CTAGCATCCGGTATCTCCgaggggcagagctggctgtgatGCAAGTGAACAGCAATCAACAGATCTGCGCCCAGTTTGACTTTCAGAACAACTTGCCACTTCAGGTCCGTCCGGATGGAGGCCGG tggaatTTCACTTTTGACCGTTTTGAAGTGGAACCTGGCCAGACTTACCAAGTGACTGTCTACCATCTGCCCAAACTGGGCGTAGATGGAGACTACAATTGCAAGTCCATGTCTCTCACAATGCCTG ACTGCAAGGACTCTCTAATGAAAAGAACCATCCCATGTATAAAGACAG GCAGCTTGTGGGAGCCCAGGATCCACGGTAAAAGTCTAGATGATACAACTCTGCTTGTGAGCTTTAACCCATGGATGGAGTCAGCCCGATACCAAATTCATGTGGCCAGTTTCCTGAATGAGAAGAAGTGTAAAATGATCACACGTGATTTCACTGAG GGTGGACTGCAACAGCAAGTGAATGTCACAATCAAAATAGAGAAGAACATAAGAGCTTGCTGCAACTACAAAATACAG ATTCAGCCATTCTTTGCAAACTGTGGCACAGACTGTCTGAGACACTCCGCTTTCATCCCATGTTCACCAGCTCCAA GTACAGACCCATCAG GTGATATGATTATATGGCTCTACTGGTGTATCACTGGGATCTGTGTGTTACTGGTGGGATCAGTTATAGCAGGTGTGATCTGTATGACCAAAAAACGAGCAG gaCACCGGCGAGGAAAATGCAACCACAATGATTTGCAAACTG cagCGCAATATACCAATCTTCCTCTGCCACCCTTGAAGCCCCGAAAGGTTTGGATTGTGTATTCTGCTGATCACCTGCTGTATGTGGATGTGGTGCTGAAGTTTGCTGAGTTTCTGATGACAGTCTGTGGCACTGCTGTAGCCTTAGATCTGCTAGAAGATCATCAGATCTCAGAGTTAGGGCCGTTACCTTGGCTTACtaaacagaagaaggaaatggAAGACCTGTCTTCAAAGATCATCATCTTATGTTCACGGGGCACCCAGGCCAAATGGCAAGCCATGCTTGGGAGTGAGCCTGTGTGTCTCAAGCAAGATCAGCAAAAGCCAATGGGAGACCTGTTCACCCCAGCCTTGAATTTGATCCTGCCAGATTTCAAGAAGCCAGCCTGTTTTGGAATGTATATAGTCTGCTATTTTGAGGGGATAAGTAGCGAGAAAGATATACCTGATCTGTTCAATGTCACATCCAGGTACCAACTGATGGACAAGTTTGAGGATATTTATTTTCGGATTCAGGACTTGGAGAAGTTTGAACCTGGGCGCATCCATCGAATCCGGGAAATCACAGCTGAAAATTACATTGATACCCCTAGTGGGAGGAAGTTGAAAGAGGCAGTACAAAAGTTCAAGAACTGGCAGATGGAGCACCCAGACTGGTTTGAGAGTGAAACCATCTGCTTGGATAATGATGAAGAGTTGCAGTCCCTCAACAGAGAGAGCCAGGTGGATTTATTGCTAAGTGAACCAGGTGGAATTGTGAAACACCAGCTGCACCTACGGGAACCTGACCCTAACTGCTGTTATGTCATCAACCTCCACATGCATGAAGGTGAAAATAGAGGCTGTAAACTGCAACCTCAACTTAATCCATGTGGGGATCCGACTTCTCAGACTATGGTCCTTCCTATGGATGAGGCTCCTCTAGTTCAGGTAGTGGAGCCAGTCTCTTCCACGGAAGATAGAAATATACTTGGTCATCATGTGCTGAGTAATGAGGACTGTATGGAAGGAGTTCCTCTTCTGGAGACAAGCTTTGCAATGAGGAATAACATCATCCTCCATGATGACTCTGAAGTTTCAGCAATAGATGACCAGAGTCCTGCAAACCTCTCAGGTGAACTGAGACACCATCTGAATGGACTCATGTACTCTCTTTATCAGCAGAATGTCATTCCTTCAGAGCCATCTCTCTGCCAAGAGGAGGCTGACAAGCAACACCAGTTGGTCTTTGATGACCAATGCAAAGACCAAAGACAGTCAGTGCAGTCAGACCAGGGCTACATCTCTAGAtgttctcctctgcctcctgatGACcttgtggaggaggaggaggaagaggaggaggaggatcaggaaaaacaagtggTCTTCCATGAACTCTCTCCAGAGATCTTGAACAGTCTAAAgagcctccagcagcagctgttttTCCAGGACATTCAACGGAGCTCTGACTGGGGGTATCCAGCTGAGATGACGGACACTGGACAATCTTTGGAGGACTGTTAG
- the IL17RA gene encoding interleukin-17 receptor A isoform X3, translating to MAGAGPRRLPLLLLLVFPIPPAGAALRLLLGAAPPFTCSQLDLNCLVRNSTCMEASWLQVPMWTPSAPSSLHVSSDVFRQMDGNLLPVLRIEWKVATDASIRYLRGAELAVMQVNSNQQICAQFDFQNNLPLQVRPDGGRWNFTFDRFEVEPGQTYQVTVYHLPKLGVDGDYNCKSMSLTMPGSLWEPRIHGKSLDDTTLLVSFNPWMESARYQIHVASFLNEKKCKMITRDFTEGGLQQQVNVTIKIEKNIRACCNYKIQIQPFFANCGTDCLRHSAFIPCSPAPSTDPSGDMIIWLYWCITGICVLLVGSVIAGVICMTKKRAGHRRGKCNHNDLQTAAQYTNLPLPPLKPRKVWIVYSADHLLYVDVVLKFAEFLMTVCGTAVALDLLEDHQISELGPLPWLTKQKKEMEDLSSKIIILCSRGTQAKWQAMLGSEPVCLKQDQQKPMGDLFTPALNLILPDFKKPACFGMYIVCYFEGISSEKDIPDLFNVTSRYQLMDKFEDIYFRIQDLEKFEPGRIHRIREITAENYIDTPSGRKLKEAVQKFKNWQMEHPDWFESETICLDNDEELQSLNRESQVDLLLSEPGGIVKHQLHLREPDPNCCYVINLHMHEGENRGCKLQPQLNPCGDPTSQTMVLPMDEAPLVQVVEPVSSTEDRNILGHHVLSNEDCMEGVPLLETSFAMRNNIILHDDSEVSAIDDQSPANLSGELRHHLNGLMYSLYQQNVIPSEPSLCQEEADKQHQLVFDDQCKDQRQSVQSDQGYISRCSPLPPDDLVEEEEEEEEEDQEKQVVFHELSPEILNSLKSLQQQLFFQDIQRSSDWGYPAEMTDTGQSLEDC from the exons GTACCTGCATGGAGGCGAGCTGGCTGCAGGTTCCCATGTGGACTCCTTCTGCTCCAAGCAGTCTTCATGTCTCTTCTGATGTTTTCCGTCAGATGGATGGAAACCTGCTCCCTGTGCTTCGGATAGAATGGAAAGTGGCCACTGATG CTAGCATCCGGTATCTCCgaggggcagagctggctgtgatGCAAGTGAACAGCAATCAACAGATCTGCGCCCAGTTTGACTTTCAGAACAACTTGCCACTTCAGGTCCGTCCGGATGGAGGCCGG tggaatTTCACTTTTGACCGTTTTGAAGTGGAACCTGGCCAGACTTACCAAGTGACTGTCTACCATCTGCCCAAACTGGGCGTAGATGGAGACTACAATTGCAAGTCCATGTCTCTCACAATGCCTG GCAGCTTGTGGGAGCCCAGGATCCACGGTAAAAGTCTAGATGATACAACTCTGCTTGTGAGCTTTAACCCATGGATGGAGTCAGCCCGATACCAAATTCATGTGGCCAGTTTCCTGAATGAGAAGAAGTGTAAAATGATCACACGTGATTTCACTGAG GGTGGACTGCAACAGCAAGTGAATGTCACAATCAAAATAGAGAAGAACATAAGAGCTTGCTGCAACTACAAAATACAG ATTCAGCCATTCTTTGCAAACTGTGGCACAGACTGTCTGAGACACTCCGCTTTCATCCCATGTTCACCAGCTCCAA GTACAGACCCATCAG GTGATATGATTATATGGCTCTACTGGTGTATCACTGGGATCTGTGTGTTACTGGTGGGATCAGTTATAGCAGGTGTGATCTGTATGACCAAAAAACGAGCAG gaCACCGGCGAGGAAAATGCAACCACAATGATTTGCAAACTG cagCGCAATATACCAATCTTCCTCTGCCACCCTTGAAGCCCCGAAAGGTTTGGATTGTGTATTCTGCTGATCACCTGCTGTATGTGGATGTGGTGCTGAAGTTTGCTGAGTTTCTGATGACAGTCTGTGGCACTGCTGTAGCCTTAGATCTGCTAGAAGATCATCAGATCTCAGAGTTAGGGCCGTTACCTTGGCTTACtaaacagaagaaggaaatggAAGACCTGTCTTCAAAGATCATCATCTTATGTTCACGGGGCACCCAGGCCAAATGGCAAGCCATGCTTGGGAGTGAGCCTGTGTGTCTCAAGCAAGATCAGCAAAAGCCAATGGGAGACCTGTTCACCCCAGCCTTGAATTTGATCCTGCCAGATTTCAAGAAGCCAGCCTGTTTTGGAATGTATATAGTCTGCTATTTTGAGGGGATAAGTAGCGAGAAAGATATACCTGATCTGTTCAATGTCACATCCAGGTACCAACTGATGGACAAGTTTGAGGATATTTATTTTCGGATTCAGGACTTGGAGAAGTTTGAACCTGGGCGCATCCATCGAATCCGGGAAATCACAGCTGAAAATTACATTGATACCCCTAGTGGGAGGAAGTTGAAAGAGGCAGTACAAAAGTTCAAGAACTGGCAGATGGAGCACCCAGACTGGTTTGAGAGTGAAACCATCTGCTTGGATAATGATGAAGAGTTGCAGTCCCTCAACAGAGAGAGCCAGGTGGATTTATTGCTAAGTGAACCAGGTGGAATTGTGAAACACCAGCTGCACCTACGGGAACCTGACCCTAACTGCTGTTATGTCATCAACCTCCACATGCATGAAGGTGAAAATAGAGGCTGTAAACTGCAACCTCAACTTAATCCATGTGGGGATCCGACTTCTCAGACTATGGTCCTTCCTATGGATGAGGCTCCTCTAGTTCAGGTAGTGGAGCCAGTCTCTTCCACGGAAGATAGAAATATACTTGGTCATCATGTGCTGAGTAATGAGGACTGTATGGAAGGAGTTCCTCTTCTGGAGACAAGCTTTGCAATGAGGAATAACATCATCCTCCATGATGACTCTGAAGTTTCAGCAATAGATGACCAGAGTCCTGCAAACCTCTCAGGTGAACTGAGACACCATCTGAATGGACTCATGTACTCTCTTTATCAGCAGAATGTCATTCCTTCAGAGCCATCTCTCTGCCAAGAGGAGGCTGACAAGCAACACCAGTTGGTCTTTGATGACCAATGCAAAGACCAAAGACAGTCAGTGCAGTCAGACCAGGGCTACATCTCTAGAtgttctcctctgcctcctgatGACcttgtggaggaggaggaggaagaggaggaggaggatcaggaaaaacaagtggTCTTCCATGAACTCTCTCCAGAGATCTTGAACAGTCTAAAgagcctccagcagcagctgttttTCCAGGACATTCAACGGAGCTCTGACTGGGGGTATCCAGCTGAGATGACGGACACTGGACAATCTTTGGAGGACTGTTAG